The Persephonella sp. IF05-L8 genome contains a region encoding:
- the ribE gene encoding 6,7-dimethyl-8-ribityllumazine synthase: protein MRSIEGQLSAEGLNFAIVVGRFNNLITEKLLEGAIDCIVRHGGSEDNITVIRVPGSFEIPLIAKKAAKSGKYDAVICLGAVIRGATPHFEYVAAEVTKGIALVSLETEVPVAYGILTTDTIEQAVERAGTKMGNKGFDAALTAIEMVNVIKGME, encoded by the coding sequence ATGAGAAGCATTGAAGGCCAATTATCTGCAGAAGGATTAAACTTTGCTATAGTTGTTGGAAGGTTTAACAACCTGATTACAGAAAAACTTCTTGAGGGAGCCATTGATTGTATTGTTAGACATGGTGGCTCAGAAGATAATATTACTGTTATCAGAGTTCCCGGCTCATTTGAGATACCTTTAATTGCCAAAAAGGCTGCAAAATCAGGTAAATATGACGCAGTTATATGTCTTGGAGCAGTAATCAGAGGAGCAACACCCCATTTTGAGTATGTAGCAGCAGAGGTTACAAAAGGAATTGCCCTTGTATCCCTTGAAACAGAAGTGCCGGTGGCATATGGTATATTAACCACAGACACAATTGAACAGGCTGTGGAAAGGGCAGGAACAAAAATGGGTAACAAAGGTTTTGACGCAGCTTTAACAGCCATAGAAATGGTAAATGTGATTAAAGGAATGGAATAA
- a CDS encoding DegT/DnrJ/EryC1/StrS family aminotransferase yields the protein MIPIIKPVFGAEEEKTVMEIIRSGQITRGKWTLKFKEEFSNYIGASFCHPVCSGTAALYIALKALGINSKDDIVIVPSLSFMATIDAVILAGGTPVVVDVGEDYCIDPFQLEQAVEKYKPKVVIPVHLFGQPADMDKIKAICEPKGIYVLEDAAQAHGAEYKGKKAGNLGDISTFSFYASKNVAMGEGGAILTNSIAIDERISNWIEFGNHPALNLRITEFQAGIGYWQLKKLDEMNEKRRKIAQLYNEEFKDLPGLILPKEEEGRKHVYHIYALRHPDRDTIVEKLIEKGIGARIYYEYTLHQLRNAEHLDCSFGEKVTKEIFAIPVHPALKNDEVSYIIETVKNLVKNI from the coding sequence ATGATACCAATAATAAAACCTGTTTTTGGAGCTGAAGAAGAAAAAACGGTAATGGAAATTATCAGAAGTGGTCAGATAACCAGAGGAAAATGGACTTTAAAATTTAAAGAAGAATTTAGCAATTACATAGGGGCATCCTTTTGTCATCCTGTATGTAGTGGCACAGCTGCACTTTATATTGCCTTAAAAGCATTGGGGATAAATAGTAAGGATGACATAGTAATTGTTCCATCCCTTAGCTTTATGGCAACAATAGACGCTGTTATCCTTGCAGGTGGAACTCCAGTTGTTGTTGATGTAGGAGAGGACTACTGCATAGACCCATTCCAGCTGGAACAGGCTGTTGAAAAATATAAACCAAAGGTTGTTATACCTGTTCATTTATTTGGACAGCCTGCAGATATGGATAAAATAAAGGCAATCTGTGAACCAAAGGGGATTTATGTCCTGGAGGATGCAGCACAGGCACACGGAGCAGAATACAAAGGCAAAAAAGCAGGAAATCTTGGTGATATATCTACATTTAGTTTTTATGCTTCAAAAAATGTTGCAATGGGAGAAGGTGGAGCAATTCTCACAAACAGTATCGCAATAGATGAAAGAATTTCAAACTGGATAGAATTTGGAAACCATCCTGCTTTAAATCTGAGAATTACTGAGTTTCAGGCAGGTATCGGATACTGGCAGCTTAAAAAGCTGGATGAAATGAATGAGAAAAGAAGAAAAATCGCCCAGCTATATAATGAAGAATTCAAAGACCTTCCCGGGCTTATTCTTCCAAAGGAAGAGGAAGGAAGAAAACATGTTTACCATATATATGCTTTAAGGCATCCTGACAGGGATACAATAGTTGAAAAGCTTATTGAAAAGGGTATAGGTGCAAGAATTTACTATGAATACACCCTTCACCAGCTTAGAAATGCAGAGCATCTGGATTGCAGCTTCGGGGAAAAAGTAACAAAAGAGATTTTTGCAATCCCTGTTCATCCTGCTTTGAAAAATGATGAGGTGTCTTATATCATAGAAACAGTAAAAAATCTGGTCAAAAATATATAA
- a CDS encoding Gfo/Idh/MocA family oxidoreductase: MKVGIVGTGNMGSKYVNKFDTLGLDAVLIDLDAKRLAEFPDKFPKYTDLDEALKKENIKSLFIATDPLSHIPLARKALERGINVMIEKPPSMKPSELEDAIEFAKKNEAVLAVSEIELKSNIVRNFDVQKDIEKIEAYRLNLGRGYINPFYDLAWHDLYIMNYLFGDFRLKSVKDRGDIFDIHGETQSGEFFLQVAWSHDFLRREWILKNKNHEIKLNFAEDKIIYPDGTVKEKDNMDKLELMISEFLTKPAFESAYRALNILKEFNKFSI; the protein is encoded by the coding sequence TTGAAAGTAGGTATTGTTGGCACCGGGAATATGGGTTCAAAGTATGTGAACAAATTTGATACACTTGGCCTTGATGCTGTTTTGATAGACCTTGATGCAAAAAGACTTGCCGAATTTCCTGATAAATTTCCAAAATATACAGATTTAGATGAAGCTTTAAAAAAAGAAAATATAAAATCTCTTTTCATAGCAACAGACCCACTCTCACATATTCCACTTGCCAGAAAGGCTCTTGAAAGGGGTATTAATGTTATGATTGAAAAACCCCCATCTATGAAACCTTCAGAGCTTGAGGATGCCATAGAATTTGCCAAAAAAAATGAGGCAGTTCTTGCAGTTTCAGAAATTGAACTAAAATCCAATATAGTAAGAAATTTTGACGTTCAAAAAGATATAGAAAAAATAGAAGCCTACAGACTTAACCTTGGTAGAGGATATATAAACCCCTTTTATGACCTTGCCTGGCATGACCTTTATATAATGAACTATCTGTTCGGAGATTTCAGATTAAAGTCTGTAAAAGACAGAGGAGATATATTTGATATCCATGGAGAAACCCAGTCTGGTGAATTTTTCTTACAGGTAGCATGGAGCCATGATTTTTTAAGAAGAGAATGGATATTAAAAAATAAAAACCATGAAATAAAACTCAATTTTGCAGAAGATAAGATTATTTATCCGGATGGAACAGTAAAAGAAAAGGATAATATGGATAAGCTGGAATTAATGATTTCAGAATTTCTCACAAAACCTGCCTTTGAAAGTGCCTATAGAGCATTAAACATTCTTAAAGAGTTCAATAAATTCTCAATATAA
- the dapA gene encoding 4-hydroxy-tetrahydrodipicolinate synthase yields the protein MFKGSIVALITPFKDGSIDRKSLKNLIDFHVENGTDAIVVAGTTGESATLTFPEHEELINLAVEYADKRIPIIAGTGANATHEAIALTKSAEKAGADGSLQIVPYYNKPTQEGIYQHFKAICEETNIPLILYNIPSRTGTDMLPETFARLYADFPNVIGLKEATGNVARVSEQIALTNPDVIILSGDDALTLPMMAVGAKGVISVANNLVPKDISEMCRLALEGNFEEARKIHDKYWKLFKTLFIETNPIPVKTAAYLMGLIDDIEMRLPLYYMKKENEEKLKQVLKEYGLVT from the coding sequence ATGTTTAAAGGCTCAATAGTAGCACTTATAACACCATTTAAGGATGGTTCTATAGACAGAAAATCCCTGAAAAATCTTATAGATTTTCATGTTGAAAATGGAACAGATGCAATTGTTGTGGCTGGAACAACAGGAGAATCAGCTACATTAACTTTTCCTGAGCATGAGGAACTGATAAATCTTGCTGTTGAGTATGCAGACAAAAGAATACCAATTATTGCAGGAACAGGTGCGAATGCTACACATGAAGCAATAGCATTAACTAAATCTGCAGAAAAAGCTGGAGCAGATGGTTCTCTTCAGATAGTTCCGTATTACAATAAACCTACACAGGAAGGAATTTATCAGCATTTTAAAGCAATCTGTGAAGAAACTAACATCCCATTAATTTTATATAACATCCCATCAAGAACTGGAACGGATATGCTTCCTGAAACCTTTGCAAGACTTTATGCAGACTTTCCAAATGTAATAGGTCTTAAGGAAGCAACTGGAAATGTGGCAAGGGTGTCTGAACAGATAGCCCTAACAAATCCAGATGTTATTATACTTTCAGGAGACGATGCACTTACTCTTCCAATGATGGCAGTTGGGGCAAAAGGTGTTATATCTGTTGCAAACAACCTTGTGCCAAAAGATATTTCTGAGATGTGCAGATTGGCACTTGAAGGTAATTTTGAGGAAGCAAGGAAAATCCATGACAAATACTGGAAATTATTTAAAACATTATTCATAGAAACTAACCCTATCCCTGTAAAAACAGCGGCGTATCTTATGGGCTTAATAGATGATATAGAGATGAGACTTCCACTTTACTATATGAAAAAAGAAAACGAGGAAAAACTTAAACAGGTGCTAAAAGAGTATGGCTTAGTCACATAG
- a CDS encoding rod shape-determining protein: MFLDRLIGAFSNDIGIDLGTANTLVFVKGKGIVLSEPSIVSQDTRTGNVIAVGIESKQMIGKTPKEIEVIRPLKDGVIADFDVTQEMLKYFIRKVHSNTALSKILRPRPRVIIGVPSGITTVEKRAVIDAAKQSGAREVFLIAEPMAAALGAGLPIQEPGGNMIVDIGGGTSEIAVISLSGLVLSESIKIAGDEMNEAIIQFMKRKHNLLIGEQSAERIKIELGSAYPTDRDSKTMVVPGRDLRGLPSSVEIKGEEIRQALENVVQSIVNAVRLALEKTPPELSADIVERGIVLAGGGALLHGLDIRLREETNLPVYYCDDPLTAVARGIGMALNDIDLIKRISFQ; this comes from the coding sequence ATGTTTTTAGACAGGTTAATCGGTGCTTTTTCCAATGATATCGGTATTGACCTTGGAACTGCAAATACCCTTGTTTTTGTAAAAGGAAAAGGGATTGTTTTGTCTGAACCATCAATAGTTTCACAGGACACAAGAACTGGCAATGTAATTGCTGTGGGAATAGAATCCAAGCAGATGATTGGAAAAACACCTAAGGAAATAGAAGTTATCAGGCCATTAAAAGATGGAGTTATAGCAGATTTTGATGTAACACAAGAAATGCTCAAATATTTTATTAGAAAAGTTCATTCCAATACAGCTTTATCCAAAATACTAAGACCAAGGCCAAGGGTAATAATAGGAGTTCCTTCAGGGATAACAACTGTTGAAAAAAGAGCAGTTATTGATGCTGCAAAGCAGTCTGGCGCAAGGGAGGTATTTTTAATTGCTGAGCCTATGGCGGCAGCTTTAGGTGCAGGACTTCCAATACAGGAACCTGGGGGAAATATGATAGTTGATATTGGTGGAGGAACATCTGAAATAGCCGTTATATCCCTTTCAGGTCTTGTTTTATCTGAAAGTATAAAAATAGCCGGCGATGAGATGAATGAGGCTATCATTCAATTTATGAAGAGAAAACATAATCTTCTAATAGGTGAACAATCTGCAGAAAGGATAAAGATAGAGCTTGGTTCTGCATATCCTACAGACAGGGATAGTAAAACTATGGTTGTTCCTGGTAGAGACCTGCGAGGTCTTCCAAGTAGTGTAGAAATCAAAGGTGAAGAAATCAGGCAGGCTCTTGAAAATGTTGTCCAGAGTATAGTAAATGCTGTTAGGCTTGCCCTTGAAAAAACTCCGCCTGAATTATCTGCTGACATTGTAGAAAGGGGCATTGTTCTTGCTGGCGGCGGTGCATTACTGCATGGACTTGATATAAGGCTTAGAGAGGAAACAAACCTTCCTGTTTATTACTGTGATGACCCACTTACCGCCGTTGCCCGTGGTATCGGAATGGCTTTAAATGATATTGACTTGATAAAAAGAATTTCATTCCAGTAA
- the mreC gene encoding rod shape-determining protein MreC, whose product MRKKFALIGLVIILIIGGGLFVVRTEFVKGLALNVSYPFMYTFDKISSFLDYISQMVSSKTQLIQENNQLQKKIELLKAQIIYLKRLEDENTKLKKQLNVVDRYPDFKLITGRIIGYSPDNWSEYVIINLGKKDGIKEGNIVVSNGYLFGQVYQVGEFSSSIILISDKNFRISARCKKTGEFVLFQGKNEKEGQLIFVKPEQDIRIGDFVETSGIENKIPEGIPIGEISSISYEEGNFYKNVKVSLKINPFKTEYVVVFIPVLQDEAKK is encoded by the coding sequence ATGAGAAAAAAGTTTGCTCTTATTGGTCTGGTTATTATTCTTATTATTGGAGGGGGGCTATTTGTTGTAAGAACAGAGTTTGTTAAGGGATTAGCTCTAAATGTTTCTTATCCTTTTATGTATACCTTTGATAAAATAAGCAGTTTTCTGGATTATATATCTCAAATGGTTTCATCAAAAACCCAGCTTATTCAGGAAAATAACCAGCTTCAGAAGAAAATAGAGCTTTTAAAAGCCCAGATAATTTATCTTAAAAGACTTGAAGATGAAAACACAAAACTGAAAAAACAGCTTAATGTTGTTGATAGATATCCTGATTTTAAACTCATAACAGGAAGAATTATAGGCTATTCACCTGATAACTGGAGTGAATATGTAATTATAAATCTTGGAAAAAAAGATGGAATAAAAGAAGGGAATATTGTTGTTTCAAATGGATATTTATTTGGTCAGGTATATCAGGTAGGGGAATTTTCCTCATCCATTATTCTGATTTCTGATAAAAATTTTAGAATTTCTGCCAGATGTAAAAAAACAGGAGAATTTGTTTTATTTCAAGGAAAGAATGAGAAGGAAGGGCAATTAATTTTTGTTAAACCTGAACAGGATATACGGATAGGTGATTTTGTAGAAACTTCAGGAATAGAAAATAAAATCCCAGAAGGAATTCCCATAGGTGAAATATCCTCAATTTCCTATGAAGAGGGAAATTTTTACAAAAATGTTAAAGTATCACTTAAAATCAATCCATTTAAAACCGAATACGTGGTTGTATTCATACCAGTTTTACAGGATGAGGCAAAAAAATGA
- the mrdA gene encoding penicillin-binding protein 2, translating to MKIDRVKVLIAFFLIGFSILAGRLVYLQIIKGNYYREISEKNHIRILIQNAPRGKIYDRNGILLAYDVPTYQIYTFPYMVKKKKKLNRLLKALNEILDIQLDEKTINRIKKGYANKVIIAKNLSEEQIQKFFNNWMEFEGLFLEVQPRRVYTEYARYMPHLLGYVGYPSKKELQNIENITPDTLIGKSGVEKIFDKYLRGEYGAKAVMVDARGRIKKILWERQPKRGNDIYLTVDARIQKLAYKSFENSGQKSGAVIIVNPYNYEILALLSYPVYDIQKFSDGLTAKEWNTLLKNKYKPLFNKALYGLYPPGSIFKITVSLAALQEGVISPYQKIFSGARFKIGKWVYRNWNPAGCGKINVVRALEMSCDTYFYQVGVKLGAEKISYYARLFGIGERLNPQLEKRTARVPDPQWKLSHIGEPWYLGDTVNYSIGQGFLAITPFDSTKILVPVVNGGKVFKPKLLKAYFDTQKRKFIETEPQIIRKLDIKKFYYNIIKLGLYKVVYGRKGTAQILKDAPVKNAGKTGTAQVFRHKKIKQEIEKWELQNHAWFIDFAPYYKPKFVISVFVEHGIGGSKTAAPITKEIIERLYQEGLFNEVQK from the coding sequence ATGAAAATAGATAGGGTAAAAGTTTTAATAGCTTTTTTTCTAATAGGATTTTCTATACTTGCAGGGAGACTGGTATATCTCCAAATCATAAAAGGCAACTATTACAGAGAAATCTCAGAAAAAAATCATATCAGAATATTAATCCAAAATGCCCCACGGGGAAAAATATACGACAGGAACGGTATTCTCCTTGCTTATGATGTTCCCACCTATCAGATATATACCTTTCCATATATGGTAAAGAAAAAGAAAAAGCTAAATCGTTTATTAAAAGCCTTAAATGAGATACTTGATATCCAGTTAGATGAAAAAACTATTAATAGGATAAAAAAAGGATATGCAAATAAAGTCATAATTGCCAAAAATCTATCAGAAGAGCAAATTCAGAAATTTTTTAACAACTGGATGGAATTTGAAGGGCTCTTTCTGGAAGTTCAGCCACGAAGAGTTTACACAGAATATGCCAGATATATGCCCCACCTCCTCGGATATGTAGGATATCCTTCTAAAAAAGAACTTCAAAATATAGAAAATATCACACCTGATACATTAATAGGAAAAAGCGGTGTTGAAAAAATATTTGATAAATATCTGAGAGGAGAATATGGGGCAAAGGCTGTTATGGTAGATGCACGGGGAAGAATTAAGAAAATTTTATGGGAAAGACAGCCTAAAAGAGGAAACGATATTTATTTGACTGTAGATGCAAGAATTCAAAAACTGGCTTATAAATCATTTGAAAACTCAGGTCAAAAATCAGGTGCAGTTATTATTGTTAATCCATATAACTATGAAATCCTGGCATTGCTAAGTTATCCTGTATATGACATACAGAAATTTTCTGATGGTTTAACTGCAAAGGAATGGAACACTTTATTAAAAAACAAATATAAACCATTATTCAATAAAGCTCTTTATGGACTGTATCCTCCAGGCTCAATATTTAAAATAACTGTTTCCCTTGCAGCCCTTCAGGAAGGAGTTATTTCTCCTTACCAGAAAATATTCAGCGGAGCCAGATTTAAGATAGGTAAATGGGTTTATAGAAACTGGAACCCTGCAGGTTGTGGAAAAATAAATGTTGTAAGGGCACTGGAAATGTCCTGTGATACCTACTTTTATCAGGTTGGGGTAAAACTGGGAGCAGAAAAGATTAGTTATTACGCCAGATTATTTGGTATAGGTGAAAGGCTAAATCCTCAACTGGAAAAAAGAACAGCCAGAGTTCCTGACCCACAATGGAAGCTCTCTCACATAGGAGAACCATGGTATTTAGGGGATACTGTTAACTACAGTATTGGTCAGGGATTTCTGGCAATAACCCCTTTTGACAGCACAAAAATACTTGTCCCTGTTGTAAATGGTGGAAAAGTTTTCAAACCTAAACTACTAAAAGCATATTTTGACACCCAGAAAAGAAAATTCATAGAAACAGAGCCCCAAATAATAAGGAAATTAGATATAAAAAAGTTTTACTACAACATTATAAAATTAGGGCTCTATAAAGTTGTTTATGGAAGAAAAGGAACAGCACAAATTCTAAAAGATGCTCCCGTAAAAAATGCAGGAAAAACAGGAACAGCACAGGTATTCAGACACAAAAAAATCAAACAGGAAATTGAGAAATGGGAACTTCAAAACCACGCATGGTTTATTGATTTTGCACCGTATTATAAACCTAAATTTGTGATATCTGTTTTTGTTGAACACGGAATAGGAGGAAGTAAAACGGCAGCACCAATAACAAAGGAAATTATAGAAAGACTTTATCAGGAAGGATTATTTAATGAAGTTCAGAAATAA
- the rodA gene encoding rod shape-determining protein RodA: MKFRNNFLKNYDWVILTAVFFLIGWSVLNIYSATIHEYHNLYIKQGIYAIAGIFIILFMPLINYKKLVFYSPVIYVIAVAMLIAVIFVGTTILGAKRWISLGFFTVQPSELMKFVIILITAFILGNREKVDAKALLLVGITTLIPVVLTLKQPDLGTSITILIPVVVMLFVAGISKKIIAGTFIGLIIASPFIWEHLKDYQKKRILAFLNPEADPFRSAYHILQSKIAIGSGELTGKGFLHGTQSKLFFLPEQHTDFIFATIGEEWGFVISFTILLVYLIIGLRLIHWGNKIKDLEGRLICYGAAGLITTQAFINIAMTVGLAPVVGITLPFMSYGGTSMLTFSLIIGAALSVIKAHKTQKLYFR; the protein is encoded by the coding sequence ATGAAGTTCAGAAATAATTTTTTGAAAAATTATGATTGGGTAATACTTACAGCTGTATTTTTCTTAATAGGCTGGAGTGTCCTGAATATATACAGTGCAACAATCCATGAATATCATAATCTATACATAAAGCAAGGAATTTATGCCATTGCAGGAATTTTCATTATTCTGTTTATGCCCCTTATCAACTACAAAAAACTGGTTTTTTATTCTCCTGTAATTTATGTAATAGCTGTAGCCATGCTAATTGCTGTTATCTTTGTCGGGACAACCATACTTGGTGCAAAAAGATGGATAAGTCTGGGATTTTTTACTGTTCAACCTTCTGAGCTGATGAAGTTTGTAATTATACTTATTACAGCATTTATCTTAGGAAACAGGGAAAAGGTTGATGCAAAGGCCTTATTACTGGTTGGAATAACAACCTTAATTCCTGTGGTGCTTACTTTAAAACAGCCAGACCTTGGAACCTCAATAACAATACTTATCCCTGTAGTTGTTATGTTATTTGTTGCAGGTATATCCAAAAAGATAATAGCAGGAACATTTATAGGGCTAATCATTGCATCTCCATTTATATGGGAACATCTAAAGGATTACCAGAAAAAAAGAATTCTTGCATTTTTAAATCCTGAGGCAGACCCTTTCAGAAGTGCATATCATATTCTCCAGTCAAAAATCGCAATAGGCTCTGGAGAGTTAACAGGAAAAGGTTTTTTACATGGCACACAGTCTAAATTGTTCTTCCTACCTGAACAGCACACTGACTTTATATTTGCAACTATAGGAGAGGAATGGGGATTTGTTATATCTTTTACTATATTACTTGTTTATCTGATAATAGGACTGCGGCTTATACACTGGGGAAATAAGATTAAAGATTTAGAAGGCAGATTAATCTGTTATGGAGCTGCAGGATTAATCACAACTCAGGCATTTATTAATATTGCAATGACAGTTGGCCTTGCTCCAGTTGTTGGAATAACCTTGCCTTTTATGAGTTATGGCGGAACATCAATGCTGACATTTTCTCTGATAATTGGTGCTGCCCTCAGTGTAATAAAAGCACACAAAACCCAGAAACTATATTTCAGATAG
- the rpmA gene encoding 50S ribosomal protein L27, which yields MASKKSGGSAKNGRDSFSKRLGVKRYDGQVVKAGNILVRQRGTKIYPGKNVGLGKDYTLFALIDGVVKFERSKGKKVVSVYPLDA from the coding sequence ATGGCTTCAAAGAAAAGTGGTGGTTCCGCTAAAAACGGTAGAGATAGTTTTAGTAAAAGGCTTGGTGTCAAAAGATATGACGGTCAGGTTGTAAAAGCAGGAAATATTCTTGTAAGACAGAGGGGAACAAAAATTTATCCAGGTAAGAATGTAGGACTTGGAAAAGACTATACATTATTTGCCCTCATTGATGGTGTTGTAAAATTTGAAAGGTCAAAAGGTAAAAAAGTCGTTTCTGTATATCCATTAGATGCATAA
- the rplU gene encoding 50S ribosomal protein L21, translating to MYAVIKTGGKQYKVEPGMLVKVEKLCANPGETVELDAALIRDDEGNIKTEGKVEAEVVEHGKHKKVLVFHFKRKKNYKKLNGHRQPYTLIKIKDIKA from the coding sequence ATGTATGCAGTTATAAAGACAGGTGGAAAGCAGTATAAAGTAGAACCGGGAATGCTTGTAAAAGTTGAAAAATTATGTGCAAATCCAGGGGAAACAGTTGAGCTTGATGCAGCTCTTATAAGAGATGATGAAGGAAATATAAAAACTGAAGGAAAAGTTGAAGCAGAAGTTGTAGAGCATGGAAAACACAAAAAAGTGCTTGTATTCCACTTTAAAAGAAAGAAAAACTACAAAAAATTAAATGGCCACAGACAGCCATATACTTTAATCAAAATTAAAGATATTAAGGCTTAA
- a CDS encoding ribonucleoside triphosphate reductase, which yields MNTHLIDNYLKKLDWRVYENSNTTYSLQGLNFYISSEITKEYWLSNVYPEKIASAHRNGDFHIHDLQNLSVYCVGWDLYDLLTTGFKGAYGKTESAPPKHFTSALGQIVNFLYTLQGEAAGAQAFSNFDTLLAPFVRYDGLSYKEVKQAIQEFVFNLNVPTRVGFQTPFTNLTFDLKAENSPYADQYIVIGGEIKNQKYKEFQKEMDMINQAFFEVMAEGDASGRVFTFPIPTYNITKDFDWDNPVLEKLWEITGKYGIPYFANFINSDLDPNDARSMCCRLRLDIRELRKRGGGLFGANPLTGSIGVVTINLPRIGYLSKNKEEFFDRLNNLLEIAKESLEIKRNFLEELTDKGLYPYSKFYLRSIKSQSGRYWQNHFSTIGIIGMNEACINLLGKDIASSEGKEFAEKVLEFINHKLIKFQMETGNNYNLEATPAEGASYRLAKIDKEQFPDIVVANEDEYREYGAAPYYTNSTHLPVYYSDDPVFVLDHQDSLQTKYTGGTVIHFFLGEKISDTEPVKNFVRFVCENYHLPYFTITPTFSVCPVHGYISGKHEKCPECGEETEIYSRIVGYFRPVKQWNEGKKEEFKNRKGYKIPLSAL from the coding sequence ATGAATACACACCTGATAGACAACTACCTGAAAAAATTAGACTGGAGAGTTTATGAAAATAGCAACACAACCTATTCATTACAAGGATTAAATTTTTATATCTCTTCTGAGATAACAAAAGAATACTGGCTTAGTAATGTTTATCCTGAAAAAATAGCATCCGCCCATAGAAATGGTGATTTTCATATACATGACCTTCAAAATCTCAGTGTTTACTGTGTAGGCTGGGATTTGTATGACCTCCTTACAACAGGATTTAAAGGTGCCTATGGTAAAACTGAAAGTGCACCTCCTAAACATTTTACCTCTGCACTGGGGCAGATAGTTAACTTTCTTTATACTTTACAGGGAGAAGCTGCCGGTGCACAGGCATTTTCAAACTTTGATACATTACTGGCACCCTTTGTTAGATATGACGGACTTTCTTACAAAGAAGTGAAACAGGCTATTCAGGAGTTTGTTTTTAATCTTAATGTGCCAACGAGGGTTGGATTTCAGACACCGTTTACAAATTTGACCTTTGACTTAAAAGCTGAAAATTCTCCTTATGCAGACCAGTATATTGTGATAGGTGGAGAAATCAAAAATCAGAAATACAAAGAATTCCAGAAAGAAATGGATATGATAAATCAGGCATTTTTTGAGGTAATGGCTGAAGGTGATGCTTCTGGTAGGGTATTCACATTCCCAATTCCAACATACAACATAACAAAGGATTTTGATTGGGATAATCCGGTTTTAGAAAAACTATGGGAAATTACAGGTAAATACGGTATTCCATACTTTGCAAACTTTATAAATTCTGATTTAGACCCTAATGATGCCCGTAGTATGTGCTGCAGGCTTAGACTGGATATCAGAGAACTAAGGAAAAGAGGAGGGGGTTTATTTGGAGCAAATCCATTAACAGGTTCAATAGGAGTTGTAACTATAAATCTTCCAAGAATAGGTTATCTATCTAAGAATAAAGAGGAATTTTTTGACAGACTTAATAACCTGCTGGAAATAGCAAAAGAAAGCCTTGAAATTAAGAGAAACTTCCTTGAAGAGCTAACAGACAAAGGACTTTATCCATATTCAAAATTTTATCTCAGAAGTATCAAATCCCAGTCTGGAAGATACTGGCAGAACCATTTTTCAACAATAGGAATAATAGGAATGAATGAGGCATGTATTAATCTGCTGGGAAAGGATATTGCTTCTTCTGAAGGAAAAGAGTTTGCTGAAAAGGTTCTTGAGTTTATAAATCATAAGCTTATTAAATTCCAGATGGAAACAGGAAATAATTATAACCTTGAGGCAACCCCTGCAGAAGGAGCATCTTACAGGCTGGCAAAAATAGATAAAGAGCAGTTTCCTGATATTGTTGTTGCCAACGAAGATGAGTATAGAGAGTATGGGGCAGCTCCTTATTATACAAACTCCACACATCTGCCTGTTTATTACAGTGATGACCCTGTGTTTGTTTTAGACCATCAGGACAGTCTACAAACCAAATACACCGGTGGAACGGTAATACACTTCTTCTTAGGAGAAAAGATTTCTGATACAGAGCCAGTTAAAAATTTTGTCAGGTTCGTGTGCGAAAACTACCACCTGCCTTACTTCACCATTACACCTACATTTAGCGTATGTCCTGTTCACGGATACATATCAGGGAAACATGAAAAATGCCCAGAATGTGGAGAAGAAACAGAGATATATTCCCGTATTGTTGGATATTTCAGGCCTGTTAAACAGTGGAATGAAGGTAA